Proteins encoded within one genomic window of Saccharopolyspora pogona:
- a CDS encoding Acg family FMN-binding oxidoreductase, translating into MASFPTALGLSAEQTEDVVQQAGLAPSLHNSQPWRFRLSEQVIELHSDPQRRLPAADPDDRELRLACGAALLNLRLALEHFGVRPVVALLPRLAGPTSLAEVRSGGQAKQAPEELALYQAIPKRRSNRRPFLETPVPTTHRHELATAVRREQSSLRVMKRPESGTLEGLVHRAHRAQMADARFRDELARWTGRPEGEFEGVPAAAAGPTPEPQDQWVLRDFSGGQARARVPGKDFEYEPLMVVVCSNHGSRLDDLHAGQAMQRLLLTATALGLASSLLSEVVEVAETRDELRQLLGGELYPQAVVRVGYGSPTPATPRRDLRELLIDD; encoded by the coding sequence ATGGCTTCATTCCCAACCGCGTTGGGCTTGTCCGCGGAGCAGACCGAGGACGTGGTGCAGCAGGCCGGCTTGGCACCGTCGTTGCACAACAGCCAGCCATGGCGCTTCCGTCTTTCGGAACAGGTGATCGAGCTGCACAGCGACCCGCAGCGGCGGTTGCCCGCTGCGGATCCGGACGACCGGGAACTGCGGTTGGCCTGCGGTGCGGCGTTGCTGAACCTTCGTCTGGCACTGGAGCACTTCGGCGTGCGGCCGGTCGTCGCGCTGCTGCCGCGGCTTGCCGGGCCGACCTCGTTGGCCGAGGTGCGCAGCGGGGGACAGGCGAAGCAAGCGCCGGAGGAACTGGCGCTGTACCAAGCGATTCCCAAGCGACGCAGCAACCGACGCCCGTTCCTGGAGACCCCGGTGCCGACCACGCACCGGCACGAATTGGCCACTGCGGTGCGGCGCGAGCAGAGCTCGTTGCGCGTGATGAAGCGCCCGGAGTCGGGGACCCTGGAGGGGCTGGTGCACCGCGCGCACCGGGCGCAGATGGCGGACGCGCGTTTCCGGGATGAGCTGGCGCGGTGGACCGGACGTCCGGAAGGCGAATTTGAAGGCGTTCCGGCTGCCGCGGCAGGGCCGACGCCGGAGCCGCAGGACCAGTGGGTGCTGAGGGACTTCTCCGGTGGTCAGGCGCGTGCGCGGGTTCCCGGCAAGGACTTCGAGTACGAGCCGCTGATGGTCGTGGTGTGCTCGAACCACGGCAGCAGGCTCGACGACCTGCACGCGGGCCAGGCGATGCAACGCCTGCTGCTCACCGCGACAGCGCTGGGCCTGGCGTCGTCGCTGCTGTCGGAGGTCGTGGAGGTCGCAGAGACGCGGGACGAGCTGCGGCAGCTGCTCGGCGGCGAGCTGT